CTGCGGGCATGGCTGACCAGACAACGGTGCAGAACCCGATCGCGACGGTCGAGACGTTCCTCAACGCACTGCAGGAGCGGGACTACGACACCGCGGAGCACGCGCTGGCGCAGAACCTCGTCTACCAGAATGTGGGCCTGCCGACCATCTACGGGCGCCACCGCGCCATGAAGCTGTTCCGCTCCATGGAGGGACGCGCCGGTTTCGAGGTCAAGATCCACCGCAGCGCGGCCGACGGCGCCGCGGTGCTCAACGAACGCACCGATGCCCTCACGTTCGGCCCGCTGCGGCTGCAGTTCTGGGTGTGCGGGGTGTTCGAGGTGCACGACGGCCGGATCACGCTGTGGCGCGACTACTTCGACTTCTTCGACATGTTCAAGGCGACCGTGCGCGGCCTGATCGGCATCGTGGTTCCTTCGCTGCGCGCCAAGC
This genomic window from Mycolicibacterium goodii contains:
- a CDS encoding limonene-1,2-epoxide hydrolase family protein; its protein translation is MADQTTVQNPIATVETFLNALQERDYDTAEHALAQNLVYQNVGLPTIYGRHRAMKLFRSMEGRAGFEVKIHRSAADGAAVLNERTDALTFGPLRLQFWVCGVFEVHDGRITLWRDYFDFFDMFKATVRGLIGIVVPSLRAKL